One part of the Nocardioides zeae genome encodes these proteins:
- a CDS encoding S24/S26 family peptidase, giving the protein MARRRQSDPGSGHAARRSLLPWGLARVSGDSMRPGLRPGDRLLVRYDAAVRPGDVVVARFVDGTVVVKRATEARSTRTGAAGWWLLSDAPEVGVDSRHRGVVAADAVVGVVRARLWPRPRRV; this is encoded by the coding sequence ATGGCACGACGGCGGCAGTCCGACCCGGGCTCCGGACACGCGGCTCGCCGCTCCCTCCTGCCCTGGGGCCTGGCCCGCGTGTCGGGCGACTCCATGCGCCCCGGCCTGCGTCCCGGCGACCGGCTCCTCGTCCGGTACGACGCGGCCGTCCGCCCCGGCGACGTGGTGGTGGCCCGGTTCGTGGACGGCACCGTCGTCGTCAAGCGCGCCACGGAAGCCCGCTCGACGCGCACCGGTGCCGCCGGCTGGTGGCTGCTGAGCGACGCCCCGGAGGTGGGGGTCGACTCGCGGCACCGCGGGGTCGTCGCCGCGGACGCGGTCGTCGGGGTCGTCCGCGCCCGGCTCTGGCCTCGGCCACGCCGGGTGTGA
- a CDS encoding NAD(P)-dependent malic enzyme: protein MTAHVAPQPITDHPFQGDPVFDAHVGGKLAVAATAAVDSREELSKAYTPGVARVCEAIHADPELTQLYTWVPNTVAVVTDGTAVLGLGDIGPAAAMPVMEGKAVLFKEFGGVDGVPICLATTDTEEIIETVVRLAPSFGGINLEDISAPRCFEIEDRLKELLDIPVFHDDQHGTAVVALAALENALELTGRTYAGTRVVISGAGAAGVAVTKILLEAGITDLAVTDRNGIVSEDRDDLTPIKRTLAGLTAGRTVRGGSLEDALAGADVFIGVSGGTVPEEVVATMADEAIIFALANPNPEVHPEVAHRHARVVATGRSDFPNQINNVLAFPGIFRGTFDAHATAITEGMKLAAAHALAGLVGDDLREDLIIPSPFDPRVGPAVAAAVAEAARKDGVARR from the coding sequence ATGACCGCACACGTCGCACCCCAGCCGATCACCGACCACCCCTTCCAGGGGGACCCCGTCTTCGACGCCCACGTGGGCGGGAAGCTCGCGGTAGCGGCGACGGCGGCGGTCGACAGCCGCGAGGAGCTGTCGAAGGCCTACACGCCGGGCGTCGCCCGCGTCTGCGAGGCCATCCACGCCGACCCGGAGCTCACCCAGCTCTACACGTGGGTGCCCAACACGGTCGCGGTCGTCACCGACGGCACGGCGGTGCTCGGCCTCGGCGACATCGGGCCCGCGGCCGCGATGCCCGTGATGGAGGGCAAGGCCGTGCTGTTCAAGGAGTTCGGCGGCGTCGACGGCGTGCCGATCTGCCTGGCCACGACCGACACCGAGGAGATCATCGAGACGGTCGTGCGGCTCGCGCCGAGCTTCGGCGGCATCAACCTCGAGGACATCTCGGCGCCCCGCTGCTTCGAGATCGAGGACCGGCTCAAGGAGCTCCTCGACATCCCCGTCTTCCACGACGACCAGCACGGCACGGCGGTCGTCGCGCTCGCCGCGCTCGAGAACGCGCTCGAGCTCACCGGCCGCACGTACGCCGGCACCCGCGTCGTCATCTCCGGCGCCGGCGCGGCCGGGGTCGCCGTCACCAAGATCCTGCTCGAGGCGGGGATCACCGACCTGGCCGTGACCGACCGCAACGGCATCGTCTCGGAGGACCGCGACGACCTGACGCCCATCAAGCGCACCCTCGCGGGCCTGACGGCGGGCCGGACGGTCCGGGGCGGCAGCCTCGAGGACGCGCTCGCCGGCGCGGACGTCTTCATCGGCGTGTCGGGCGGCACGGTGCCGGAGGAGGTCGTCGCCACGATGGCGGACGAGGCGATCATCTTCGCGCTCGCGAACCCCAACCCCGAGGTGCACCCCGAGGTGGCGCACCGCCACGCGCGGGTCGTCGCGACCGGACGCTCCGACTTCCCCAACCAGATCAACAACGTGCTCGCGTTCCCCGGCATCTTCCGCGGCACGTTCGACGCCCACGCCACCGCGATCACCGAGGGCATGAAGCTGGCGGCGGCCCACGCGCTCGCCGGCCTGGTCGGCGACGACCTGCGCGAGGACCTCATCATCCCCTCGCCGTTCGACCCCCGCGTCGGCCCGGCCGTCGCCGCCGCCGTCGCCGAGGCGGCCCGCAAGGACGGCGTGGCCCGCCGCTGA
- a CDS encoding zinc-binding dehydrogenase, translating to MFAVYATGFSTDDPLSGLVVGERPDPVAPDGWTTVTVKAAALNHHDLWSLRGVGLKAEHLPMILGCDAAGHDEDGNEVVVHAVLCDPSWTGDETLDPRRTLLSERHQGTFADTVVVPRRNVVPKPPSLSFEEAACLPAAWLTAYRMLFTQGACKPGDVVLVQGVGGGVATALIMLARAAGLRVLATSRDERKRERALEIGAHEVFESGTRLPVKVDAVMETVGRATWSHSVRSLRPGGKIVISGTTSGPQPDDAELTRIFYRQLQVIGSTMGTRDELASLISFLDATGVRPLIDRVVPMVDARDAFATLAEGDVFGKVVMTR from the coding sequence ATGTTCGCTGTGTACGCCACGGGGTTCTCCACCGACGACCCGCTGAGCGGGCTGGTGGTGGGGGAGCGCCCCGACCCCGTCGCGCCCGACGGCTGGACGACCGTGACCGTCAAGGCGGCCGCCCTCAACCACCACGACCTCTGGTCGTTGCGCGGGGTGGGCCTGAAGGCGGAGCACCTGCCGATGATCCTCGGCTGCGACGCCGCGGGCCACGACGAGGACGGCAACGAGGTCGTCGTCCACGCGGTCCTGTGCGACCCGTCGTGGACGGGCGACGAGACGCTCGACCCGCGCCGCACGCTGCTGTCGGAGCGTCACCAGGGCACCTTCGCCGACACGGTGGTCGTGCCGCGGCGCAACGTGGTCCCGAAACCACCGTCGCTCTCGTTCGAGGAGGCGGCGTGCCTGCCGGCGGCGTGGCTGACGGCCTACCGGATGCTCTTCACGCAGGGCGCGTGCAAGCCCGGTGACGTGGTGCTCGTGCAGGGCGTCGGCGGCGGGGTCGCGACGGCCCTCATCATGCTTGCCCGCGCGGCCGGCCTCCGGGTGCTGGCGACCAGCCGCGACGAGCGGAAGCGGGAGCGGGCGCTGGAGATCGGCGCGCACGAGGTGTTCGAGAGCGGCACGCGGCTGCCCGTGAAGGTGGACGCCGTCATGGAGACCGTGGGGCGGGCGACCTGGTCGCACTCCGTGCGGTCGCTGCGCCCCGGGGGCAAGATCGTCATCTCGGGCACGACCTCGGGCCCGCAGCCCGACGACGCCGAGCTCACCCGCATCTTCTACCGCCAGCTGCAGGTCATCGGCTCCACGATGGGCACGCGCGACGAGCTGGCCTCTCTCATCTCCTTCCTCGACGCCACCGGCGTGCGGCCCCTCATCGACCGGGTGGTCCCCATGGTCGACGCCCGGGACGCCTTCGCCACGCTGGCGGAGGGGGACGTCTTCGGCAAGGTGGTGATGACCCGATGA
- a CDS encoding SDR family oxidoreductase, with product MTARAPRRTHVVTGAGSGIGAAVAERLQARGDHLVLLARDEARVDDLAATYPGADVVALDLADPAAVEAWRPDGLDVLDGVDSLLHVAGFVELGSVATTDRAVWERTLHVNVTAPALLTRTLLPALRARRGTVVFVNSGAGLTAHPQWGAYAASKFALRAVADALRGEEGPHGVRVSTVFPGRTATPMQAQVHAQEGADYDPGAWIAAGTVADAIIGCVDLPRDATLAEVVVRPGP from the coding sequence ATGACCGCTCGCGCTCCGCGCCGCACCCACGTCGTCACCGGCGCCGGCTCGGGCATCGGTGCTGCCGTCGCCGAGCGGCTGCAGGCCCGTGGCGACCACCTCGTGCTGCTCGCCCGCGACGAGGCGCGGGTCGACGACCTCGCGGCGACCTACCCCGGCGCCGACGTGGTCGCGCTGGACCTCGCGGACCCCGCCGCCGTGGAGGCCTGGCGGCCCGACGGGCTGGACGTGCTCGACGGGGTGGACTCGCTCCTGCACGTCGCCGGCTTCGTCGAGCTCGGGTCGGTCGCGACGACCGACCGCGCGGTGTGGGAGCGCACGCTCCACGTCAACGTGACGGCGCCGGCGCTGCTCACGCGCACGCTGTTGCCGGCCCTCCGGGCGCGCCGGGGGACCGTCGTCTTCGTCAACTCGGGCGCGGGCCTCACGGCGCACCCGCAGTGGGGGGCGTACGCCGCGTCGAAGTTCGCGCTGCGCGCCGTGGCGGACGCGCTGCGCGGCGAGGAGGGCCCCCACGGTGTACGCGTGTCCACCGTCTTCCCTGGACGCACCGCGACGCCGATGCAGGCCCAGGTGCACGCCCAGGAGGGCGCCGACTACGACCCCGGGGCGTGGATCGCCGCGGGGACCGTGGCGGACGCGATCATCGGCTGCGTCGACCTGCCGCGTGACGCGACGCTGGCCGAGGTCGTGGTGCGTCCCGGTCCCTGA
- a CDS encoding TetR family transcriptional regulator → MSSPSARPGAAADGLSRVERKELTRQSILAAALRLAETGGLSAVSLRQVAKDVGIVPTAFYRHFDSIEELGLALVDEAFVSLRAMLRDVRSADPTFKDIIDSSVRVLTEHVRAQRGHFLFIARERFAGPAAVRAAIRHEIELCERELATDLARLPGPDAWASEDLYVLANLIVGAVVSTAEELLVAEGRRSAEDAVADRARTQLRMMLVGALNWRSRP, encoded by the coding sequence GTGTCCAGCCCCTCCGCGCGCCCCGGCGCCGCCGCCGACGGGCTCAGCCGCGTCGAGCGCAAGGAGCTGACGCGGCAGTCGATCCTGGCCGCCGCGCTCCGCTTGGCCGAGACGGGCGGCCTCTCGGCCGTGTCCCTGCGCCAGGTCGCGAAGGACGTCGGAATCGTGCCGACGGCCTTCTACCGGCACTTCGACTCCATCGAGGAGCTCGGCCTCGCGCTGGTCGACGAGGCCTTCGTCTCCCTGCGGGCGATGCTGCGCGACGTACGCTCGGCGGACCCCACGTTCAAGGACATCATCGACAGCTCGGTGCGGGTGCTGACCGAGCACGTGCGGGCCCAGCGGGGGCACTTCCTGTTCATCGCCCGCGAGCGCTTCGCCGGTCCTGCCGCCGTGCGGGCGGCCATCCGCCACGAGATCGAGCTGTGCGAGCGCGAGCTCGCCACCGACCTGGCCCGCCTCCCCGGGCCCGACGCCTGGGCGAGCGAGGACCTCTACGTGCTGGCCAACCTCATCGTCGGCGCCGTGGTCTCCACCGCGGAGGAGCTGCTCGTCGCCGAGGGGCGGCGCTCGGCCGAGGACGCCGTCGCCGACCGCGCGCGCACCCAGCTGCGCATGATGCTCGTCGGCGCGCTCAACTGGCGCTCGCGTCCCTGA
- a CDS encoding ferredoxin reductase, protein MSLTSALLRSRAVAALASPHGVDRYLELVNPMWAAREVRARVVDVHRETSGEHPVATITLQPTSTWRGHRAGQYVQVGIEVPGARRTTRCFTISSAASAPGERFTLTVRAHGEGLVSKFLVEQAQPGFLVHLSQAQGEFCLDESPATPTNNHLLFITGGSGITPAMSMVRTLLRDGYDGHAGRKVTFLHYARGPEDQIFADELARIAAADNGVRVVLRHESAGDPLFSAIDLAREVPNFREVDTWVCGPAGLMERVETAYDGSPRLRTERFKPPVVTAGTAEGDVVFARSGEQAPNSGASILEQAEAAGLTPEFGCRMGICFSCTARKSEGTVRNVLTGEESSLPDEEVRICVSAPVGDCVVDL, encoded by the coding sequence ATGAGCCTGACCAGCGCCCTCCTGCGGTCCCGTGCCGTCGCCGCGCTCGCGTCGCCGCACGGCGTCGACCGCTACCTCGAGCTCGTCAACCCCATGTGGGCGGCCCGCGAGGTGCGCGCCCGCGTGGTCGACGTCCACCGCGAGACGAGCGGCGAGCACCCCGTCGCCACCATCACCCTGCAGCCGACGTCGACCTGGCGCGGCCACCGTGCCGGTCAGTACGTCCAGGTCGGCATCGAGGTGCCCGGCGCCCGGCGCACCACCCGCTGCTTCACCATCTCCTCGGCCGCGTCCGCGCCGGGCGAGCGCTTCACCCTCACCGTGCGGGCGCACGGCGAGGGCCTCGTCTCGAAGTTCCTCGTCGAGCAGGCGCAGCCGGGGTTCCTCGTGCACCTCTCGCAGGCGCAGGGCGAGTTCTGCCTCGACGAGAGCCCCGCGACGCCGACCAACAACCACCTGCTCTTCATCACCGGCGGGTCCGGGATCACGCCGGCGATGTCGATGGTGCGCACGCTGCTGCGGGACGGGTACGACGGCCACGCCGGCCGCAAGGTCACCTTCCTGCACTACGCACGGGGCCCCGAGGACCAGATCTTCGCCGACGAGCTCGCCCGGATCGCCGCCGCCGACAACGGCGTGCGGGTCGTGCTGCGGCACGAGTCGGCGGGCGACCCCCTCTTCAGTGCGATCGACCTCGCCCGCGAGGTGCCGAACTTCCGCGAGGTCGACACGTGGGTCTGCGGCCCCGCCGGCCTCATGGAGCGGGTCGAGACGGCCTACGACGGCTCGCCCCGGCTGCGCACCGAGCGGTTCAAGCCCCCGGTCGTCACGGCCGGCACTGCCGAGGGCGACGTCGTCTTCGCCCGGTCCGGGGAGCAGGCCCCCAACTCGGGCGCCTCGATCCTGGAGCAGGCCGAGGCGGCGGGCCTGACGCCCGAGTTCGGCTGCCGCATGGGCATCTGCTTCTCCTGCACGGCACGCAAGAGCGAGGGCACGGTGCGCAACGTGCTCACCGGCGAGGAGTCCTCGCTCCCCGACGAGGAGGTCCGCATCTGCGTCTCGGCCCCCGTCGGCGACTGCGTCGTCGACCTCTGA